A portion of the Sandaracinobacteroides saxicola genome contains these proteins:
- a CDS encoding SDR family NAD(P)-dependent oxidoreductase, which translates to MAAFVVTGASTGIGAAIAQALVQAGHQVFGSVRRAADGERLHGALGDRFTPLLFDITDEGAVATAAAQVSAALDGGTLAGLVNNAGMAVSGPLIHQPIAEVRRQLEINVVGQLIVTQAFAPLLGADRTRVGPPGRIVMMGSESGKIGAPFVGAYCASKHALEGLSESLRRELMIFGIDVTLVGPGFVATPIWDKAEQIDIARYAATAFAPALHKTRDYMLAEGRKGHPPERIAAAVLHALTSPRPPVRQAVVKGWLMNWVLPLALPKRWVDRMIAGQLGLLPGR; encoded by the coding sequence ATGGCGGCGTTCGTGGTCACCGGCGCCTCGACCGGCATCGGCGCGGCCATCGCGCAAGCCCTGGTGCAGGCCGGACATCAGGTCTTCGGCAGCGTGCGCCGCGCCGCCGACGGCGAGCGGCTGCACGGCGCGCTGGGTGACCGCTTCACGCCCCTGCTGTTCGACATCACCGACGAGGGGGCGGTGGCGACCGCAGCGGCACAGGTATCGGCCGCGCTGGATGGCGGCACACTGGCGGGGCTGGTGAACAATGCCGGCATGGCGGTCTCGGGGCCGCTGATCCATCAGCCGATCGCGGAGGTGCGGCGGCAGCTGGAGATCAATGTGGTGGGCCAGCTGATCGTGACGCAGGCGTTCGCGCCGCTGCTGGGGGCCGACCGCACGCGCGTCGGCCCGCCCGGGCGGATCGTCATGATGGGCTCCGAATCGGGCAAGATCGGCGCGCCGTTCGTGGGGGCCTACTGCGCCTCCAAACATGCGCTGGAGGGGTTGAGCGAGAGCCTGCGCCGCGAACTGATGATTTTCGGCATCGATGTGACGCTGGTCGGCCCGGGTTTTGTCGCCACGCCGATCTGGGACAAGGCGGAACAGATCGATATCGCCCGCTATGCCGCCACCGCCTTTGCGCCGGCGCTGCACAAGACCCGCGATTACATGCTGGCCGAGGGGCGCAAGGGCCATCCGCCGGAGCGGATCGCGGCTGCGGTGCTGCATGCGCTGACCTCGCCGCGCCCGCCGGTGCGCCAGGCGGTGGTGAAGGGCTGGCTGATGAACTGGGTGCTGCCCCTGGCGCTTCCGAAACGCTGGGTGGACCGGATGATCGCCGGTCAGCTGGGGCTGCTGCCGGGGCGCTGA
- a CDS encoding D-arabinono-1,4-lactone oxidase encodes MNAIEKITASRWSNWSGSVTSDARFIRPRSLDALCDAVRRASAVRATGAGHSFMPLCASDGLIVSVEDLPGEIRLDAGRRTARVPAGWSLHYLTAELGKLGFALANQGDVDPQSLAGAMATGTHGTGETLGSLSTFARGFRLVGADGELRWCDADTNPDLFQAQRLSLGLFGIAIEIEVAVVPAFHLVERITKMRWAEVRERFDSLAAEHRHAEFFIFPHADSVILKTLSLTDPCEPPPTTSDMEEAGFQRLLDIGVHLPMAVPLLQKLVMRGRFDAERRGPAHSIFPSDRGIRFEEMEYELPRAAGFEALSEMLDWIRRRRLPVSFPFEYRVVAGDDIWMSPMNRGPVASLSMHQYVRQPWREIFAEGEAIFRAHGGRPHWAKRHTLTRADVDSLYPMAEHFRAVRRHADPQGKFLNPHLEGLFS; translated from the coding sequence ATGAATGCCATCGAGAAGATCACCGCCAGCCGTTGGAGCAACTGGTCGGGCAGCGTCACCTCCGACGCACGGTTCATCCGGCCGCGCAGCCTCGATGCCCTCTGCGATGCGGTGCGTCGCGCGTCTGCGGTTCGCGCCACCGGCGCCGGCCACAGTTTTATGCCCCTGTGTGCATCGGACGGTCTGATCGTCAGCGTCGAGGACCTGCCGGGCGAAATCAGGCTCGATGCCGGGCGCCGTACCGCCCGTGTTCCGGCCGGGTGGAGCCTGCACTACCTCACCGCGGAACTGGGCAAGCTCGGATTCGCGCTCGCCAACCAGGGCGACGTTGATCCGCAGAGCCTCGCCGGGGCGATGGCCACCGGCACCCACGGCACCGGCGAGACGCTGGGCAGCCTCTCCACCTTCGCCCGCGGCTTCCGCCTGGTGGGGGCCGATGGCGAACTGCGCTGGTGCGACGCCGACACCAACCCCGACCTGTTCCAGGCGCAGCGCCTGTCGCTAGGCCTGTTCGGTATCGCCATCGAGATCGAGGTGGCGGTCGTTCCCGCCTTTCACCTGGTCGAACGCATCACGAAGATGCGCTGGGCCGAGGTGCGCGAACGGTTCGACAGCCTCGCCGCGGAGCATCGCCACGCCGAATTCTTCATCTTCCCGCACGCCGACAGCGTCATCCTGAAGACCCTGTCGCTGACCGACCCCTGCGAACCACCGCCCACCACCAGCGACATGGAGGAGGCCGGATTCCAGCGCCTGCTCGACATCGGCGTGCATCTGCCGATGGCGGTGCCGCTGTTGCAGAAGCTGGTCATGCGCGGCCGCTTCGATGCCGAACGCCGTGGTCCCGCGCACAGCATCTTCCCGTCCGACCGCGGCATCCGCTTCGAGGAGATGGAATATGAGCTGCCGCGCGCCGCCGGTTTCGAGGCGCTGTCCGAGATGCTCGACTGGATCCGCCGCCGCCGCCTGCCTGTCAGCTTCCCCTTCGAATATCGTGTTGTCGCCGGCGACGACATCTGGATGAGCCCGATGAACCGTGGCCCGGTCGCGTCGCTTTCGATGCACCAATATGTCCGGCAGCCTTGGCGCGAGATTTTCGCCGAGGGCGAGGCGATTTTCCGTGCCCATGGCGGTCGCCCGCACTGGGCCAAGCGCCACACCCTGACCCGCGCCGATGTGGACAGCCTCTACCCCATGGCCGAGCATTTCCGCGCTGTCCGCCGCCATGCCGACCCGCAGGGCAAGTTCCTCAACCCCCATTTGGAAGGGCTGTTTTCCTGA
- a CDS encoding class-III pyridoxal-phosphate-dependent aminotransferase, giving the protein MLSDHADTIALTARHLHPHRLGLFRSFGVEIVMGKREGYRFADQSGRWLHDLHLNGGTFNLGHRNPVLCGVLAVALTEVDIGNHHFPSPARARLAQQLLATQGFGADHVVFSTTGSEAVDVAIKAARRATGRRAIVSIDRGYHGRTGLSGAAGDDDAARYFLSDSPAEFVRVPWNDAEAMEVAVRTADAAAVILEPLPATYGFPLPAPGYLAAVRDICTRHDALFIADEVQTGLCRSGDWWAIEHFGVQPDILVTSKGLGGGLYPIAATLLTPRPAAWLAENGWAHVSTFGGAELGCHVASAVIDISGQPETRATIAASARHLGDGLRAIQRDTDYLVEVRQTGLIFGLKFDHEQGALHMMKALLDEGVWAMFSGFDTSVLQFKPGLLLTPDACDDILKRVRRAVTVAAAFRHAAPLGIPG; this is encoded by the coding sequence ATGCTGTCCGATCATGCCGACACGATTGCCCTCACGGCGCGGCACCTGCACCCGCACCGCCTGGGGCTGTTCCGCAGCTTCGGGGTCGAGATCGTCATGGGCAAACGCGAGGGTTATCGCTTTGCCGACCAATCCGGCCGATGGCTGCACGATCTCCACCTGAATGGCGGCACCTTCAATCTGGGACACCGCAACCCGGTGCTGTGCGGCGTGCTGGCGGTCGCACTGACAGAAGTCGATATCGGCAACCACCATTTTCCCAGCCCGGCGCGCGCGCGATTGGCGCAGCAGCTGCTGGCAACGCAGGGGTTCGGGGCCGACCATGTGGTGTTCAGCACCACCGGCAGCGAGGCCGTGGATGTCGCGATCAAGGCCGCGCGCCGGGCCACCGGGCGGCGCGCCATCGTTTCGATCGACCGCGGCTACCATGGCCGCACCGGTCTGTCGGGTGCCGCCGGAGACGATGACGCGGCCCGCTATTTCCTCAGCGACTCCCCCGCCGAGTTCGTCCGCGTCCCGTGGAACGATGCCGAGGCGATGGAGGTGGCCGTGCGCACCGCCGACGCTGCGGCCGTGATCCTGGAACCCTTGCCCGCCACCTATGGGTTTCCCCTGCCCGCCCCCGGTTATCTGGCGGCGGTACGCGACATCTGCACGCGCCATGACGCGCTGTTCATCGCCGATGAGGTGCAGACCGGCCTTTGCCGCAGCGGCGATTGGTGGGCCATCGAGCATTTCGGGGTTCAGCCCGACATATTGGTTACATCGAAGGGACTTGGCGGCGGTCTTTACCCCATTGCCGCAACATTGCTGACCCCCCGGCCCGCGGCGTGGCTGGCGGAGAATGGCTGGGCGCATGTCTCGACCTTCGGCGGTGCCGAGCTCGGCTGCCATGTGGCGAGCGCGGTCATCGACATCAGCGGCCAGCCGGAAACCCGCGCCACCATCGCCGCCTCCGCCCGGCATTTGGGCGACGGGCTGCGCGCGATCCAGCGCGACACCGACTATCTGGTCGAGGTGCGGCAGACCGGCCTGATCTTCGGGCTGAAGTTCGACCACGAGCAAGGCGCGCTGCACATGATGAAGGCGCTGCTGGACGAAGGCGTCTGGGCCATGTTCTCCGGCTTCGACACCTCGGTGCTGCAATTCAAGCCCGGGCTGCTGCTGACACCCGACGCCTGTGACGACATCCTGAAGCGCGTGCGCCGCGCCGTAACCGTCGCCGCCGCCTTCCGGCATGCGGCGCCGCTCGGCATCCCGGGCTGA
- a CDS encoding NADH-quinone oxidoreductase subunit L produces MTLPLLLAALVPLAYVLVALFPVRDARVAADRAVLAATLALVVALGAVVGLALAGPVSSAMLGADGIGLSLRLDALSATMLLLVAFVGWAVVRYARSYMAGDPGHGRFTRALAATLAAVLTMTIAGNLLLLILAWIATSMALHRLLLFYPERVNAILAARKKFVAARLGDAALIGAALLLFSQFGTWDVAALAGLAKSAVPTAATTAAALLIAIAALLKCAQLPLHGWLTEVMETPTPVSALLHAGVVNAGGFLVLRLADVMLIGAPGLHLLAIVGAASALVASLVMLTQTSIKLALAWSTIAQMGFMLLQCGLGAFPAALLHIVAHSLYKAHAFLSSGSVVDILRASWSPSPGGRPHPWRTGVAVALVVGVAAVASSLVNIGYAPATFALVAILAMGIVTLLAAALDERPQGYVIVRTLGSAIAVAGLYVLLQAGAVALTMGTLPTAGASGQVDWAIAIGVVAAFAALTLLQGWLPTAAHHPRLAALWVHATNGFYLNTHANRLALALWPARKGA; encoded by the coding sequence ATGACCTTGCCGCTTCTGCTCGCTGCGCTTGTACCGCTGGCCTATGTGCTGGTGGCGCTTTTCCCTGTCCGCGATGCGCGCGTGGCTGCCGATCGTGCCGTGCTCGCGGCCACGCTGGCGCTGGTCGTCGCGCTCGGCGCGGTGGTCGGCCTGGCGCTTGCCGGGCCGGTGTCGAGCGCGATGCTGGGCGCCGACGGGATCGGGCTTTCGCTGCGGCTCGATGCGCTGTCCGCCACCATGCTGCTGCTGGTCGCCTTCGTCGGCTGGGCCGTGGTGCGCTATGCCCGCAGCTACATGGCGGGCGATCCCGGCCATGGCCGGTTTACGCGCGCCCTGGCGGCGACGCTCGCCGCGGTCTTGACCATGACCATCGCGGGCAACCTGCTGCTGCTGATCCTCGCCTGGATTGCCACCAGCATGGCGCTGCATCGCCTGCTGCTGTTCTACCCGGAGCGCGTGAACGCCATCTTGGCGGCACGCAAGAAGTTCGTCGCCGCGCGGCTGGGCGATGCCGCCCTGATCGGCGCCGCCCTGCTGTTGTTCAGCCAGTTCGGCACCTGGGATGTCGCCGCCCTCGCCGGTTTGGCGAAGAGCGCGGTGCCGACCGCCGCCACCACCGCCGCGGCGCTGCTGATTGCCATTGCCGCGCTGCTGAAATGCGCGCAGCTGCCGCTGCACGGCTGGCTGACCGAGGTGATGGAGACGCCGACGCCGGTCTCCGCCCTGCTGCATGCCGGGGTGGTCAATGCGGGTGGCTTCCTGGTGCTGCGCCTGGCCGATGTCATGCTGATCGGCGCGCCCGGCCTGCACCTGCTGGCGATTGTCGGCGCGGCGAGCGCGCTGGTCGCCTCGCTGGTGATGTTGACGCAGACCTCGATCAAGCTCGCGCTCGCCTGGTCGACCATCGCGCAGATGGGCTTCATGCTCCTGCAATGCGGGCTGGGCGCCTTTCCCGCCGCCCTGCTGCACATCGTTGCCCACTCGCTCTACAAGGCGCACGCCTTCCTGTCCTCGGGCAGCGTGGTCGATATCCTGCGCGCCTCCTGGAGCCCCTCGCCCGGCGGCAGGCCGCACCCCTGGCGCACCGGCGTCGCCGTGGCGCTGGTGGTCGGCGTCGCCGCGGTCGCGTCCAGCCTGGTGAACATCGGCTATGCGCCGGCCACCTTCGCGCTGGTCGCCATCCTGGCGATGGGCATCGTCACGCTGCTCGCCGCGGCGCTCGATGAACGGCCGCAGGGCTATGTCATCGTCCGCACGTTGGGCAGCGCGATTGCCGTCGCCGGCCTCTATGTCCTGCTTCAGGCCGGCGCGGTGGCGCTGACCATGGGCACGCTGCCCACCGCCGGCGCCTCCGGCCAAGTGGATTGGGCGATTGCCATCGGCGTCGTTGCCGCCTTCGCCGCGCTGACCCTGCTGCAAGGCTGGCTGCCGACCGCGGCCCACCACCCCCGGCTTGCCGCGCTGTGGGTCCATGCGACCAACGGCTTTTACCTCAACACCCATGCCAACCGGCTCGCGCTCGCGCTGTGGCCCGCCCGGAAAGGAGCCTGA
- a CDS encoding DUF6206 family protein gives MLLTDAFAPPGPTELAALERRVQRQLEKPDEPLLKLLGHGEVTLAFAWPAEAPRWACKRLPPSPDRGALRAYAAHVERYIAALRVAGVAVLPTSCHIVDSYPGTGVIFLCQPIVEARRLGPAILRSRAPDAEDPFLNAVLSTVIGVVSPRLAVDSQLSNWADIDGVPHQIDVSTPFTCDALGRPELDSRIVVAPFPWPLRGPLRRWVVPPVLKRYHDPRQSMIDFVANLIKERLEGWIGPAVAVANRLLPSPISVAEAQAYYREDAQLWETTWRAKTISRATTRLMGKTYQFLLPPRTAR, from the coding sequence ATGCTGCTGACCGACGCTTTCGCGCCCCCCGGGCCGACCGAACTTGCCGCGCTGGAACGGCGGGTCCAGCGCCAGCTGGAAAAACCCGACGAGCCGCTGCTGAAACTATTGGGTCATGGCGAGGTTACGCTTGCCTTCGCCTGGCCGGCGGAGGCGCCGCGCTGGGCCTGCAAGCGGCTGCCGCCAAGCCCCGACCGCGGGGCCTTGCGGGCCTATGCCGCGCATGTCGAACGTTACATCGCCGCGCTGCGCGTCGCCGGAGTCGCGGTGCTGCCCACCAGCTGCCACATCGTCGACAGCTATCCCGGCACAGGCGTGATCTTCCTGTGCCAGCCGATCGTGGAGGCGCGCCGGCTCGGCCCGGCCATCCTGCGGTCGCGCGCCCCCGATGCCGAAGATCCGTTCCTGAACGCCGTGCTGTCGACGGTGATCGGCGTCGTCTCGCCGCGCCTCGCGGTTGATTCACAATTGTCCAACTGGGCCGACATCGACGGCGTGCCGCACCAGATCGATGTTTCCACCCCTTTCACCTGCGACGCCTTGGGCCGGCCCGAGCTCGATTCGCGCATCGTGGTCGCGCCTTTCCCCTGGCCGCTGCGGGGCCCCCTGCGGCGCTGGGTGGTGCCGCCGGTGCTGAAGCGCTATCATGACCCGCGCCAGAGCATGATCGATTTCGTCGCCAACCTGATCAAGGAACGGCTGGAAGGCTGGATAGGACCCGCTGTCGCTGTTGCCAACCGCCTGCTGCCGTCCCCCATCTCCGTCGCCGAGGCCCAGGCCTATTATCGGGAAGACGCGCAATTGTGGGAAACCACCTGGCGCGCCAAGACCATCAGCCGGGCAACCACGCGGCTGATGGGCAAGACCTACCAGTTCCTGCTGCCCCCCAGGACCGCGCGCTGA
- a CDS encoding TonB-dependent receptor — protein MRHFALFGPLLASCLSALATPALAQQTQDDGGIDEIVVTAQRRAQNVQDVPIAISAISATALVEAGIRDPRDLSLLVPSLSMQAGTAASTTSLFIRGVGIGDFNSNTTGAVGIYVDDVFLGANAGKLFNIFDSAGIEVLKGPQGTLYGRNTTAGAIRFSSRKPTDMLRADFSASYGRFNEVNLEAGIGGPLVKDLLNVRVSGMYNRRDGTTFNRVTGNHVNNLDVWAGRIILDLTPSDDALLRLSAHAGRNNGGARQFQHRGQGVDFFGNPSFSPNGTPLDGFGYADTDNNPDAGDYNVEGRERIDVLGVSLLGEFRLGAVKLTSISAYEQVNRETLEDTDSSPNDVVVAYYQDRPRQFSQELRLQSDGGGKLDWIVGGYYFHDTLKTDSAFDLLRGLRDPGDLLGTFDPANSLGLLRYPYTQKTESTALFGQASYPLTERLTGTAGLRWSHDSIDINYRSLFDAVGGVVPVKNYSDITVPLVAFQDKRSFSDLSWRLALDYKVDSTLIYASFSKGYNGGGFPGGASTDLAQLTPFRSERLYAWEAGIKTDLFDRRLRVNAATFFYDYRDLQVFVFDLSGPIPLQRKVNAGNARIWGLEADVTARPTRNLDLFASITVMDSAYRNFAALGGASLDGNRLVNAPTVALAGGATLTVPLGDKGSLRARVDGSYTSAIFLFPDNAASGRVKAHELVNARLGWQSPDETIEVALWARNLTNSRYVTSFAPVVTMDQLNISDPRTFGIQLTGHF, from the coding sequence ATGCGCCATTTCGCCCTTTTTGGTCCGCTCCTGGCCTCGTGCCTGTCCGCCCTTGCCACGCCCGCCCTGGCGCAGCAGACGCAGGATGACGGCGGCATCGACGAGATCGTGGTGACCGCGCAGCGCCGGGCGCAGAATGTCCAGGATGTGCCGATCGCGATCAGCGCGATCAGTGCCACGGCGCTGGTGGAGGCAGGCATCCGCGACCCGCGCGACCTGTCGCTGCTGGTGCCCAGCCTGTCGATGCAGGCCGGTACGGCGGCCTCCACCACCTCGCTCTTCATCCGCGGTGTGGGCATCGGTGACTTCAACTCGAACACCACCGGCGCCGTCGGCATCTATGTCGACGATGTCTTCCTGGGGGCCAACGCCGGCAAGCTGTTCAACATCTTCGACAGCGCCGGCATCGAGGTGCTGAAAGGCCCGCAGGGCACGCTTTATGGCCGCAACACCACCGCCGGCGCCATCCGCTTCTCCTCTCGCAAGCCGACAGACATGCTGCGGGCGGATTTTTCGGCCTCCTATGGCCGCTTCAACGAGGTCAATCTGGAGGCCGGCATCGGTGGTCCGCTGGTGAAGGACCTGTTGAATGTCCGCGTTTCGGGCATGTACAATCGGCGTGACGGCACGACCTTCAACCGTGTCACCGGCAACCATGTCAACAATCTGGATGTCTGGGCCGGGCGCATCATCCTGGACCTGACGCCCTCCGATGACGCGCTGCTGCGCCTGTCCGCCCATGCCGGCCGCAACAATGGCGGCGCCCGGCAGTTCCAGCATCGCGGGCAGGGCGTGGATTTCTTCGGCAACCCGTCCTTCTCGCCGAACGGCACGCCGCTCGATGGCTTCGGCTATGCCGATACCGACAACAACCCCGACGCCGGCGATTATAATGTGGAGGGGCGCGAGCGCATCGATGTGCTCGGCGTCTCGCTGTTGGGCGAGTTCCGGCTGGGGGCGGTCAAGCTGACCAGCATCAGCGCCTATGAACAGGTGAACCGGGAAACGCTGGAGGATACCGACAGCAGCCCCAATGATGTGGTGGTGGCCTATTATCAGGACCGGCCGCGGCAGTTCAGCCAGGAATTGCGCTTGCAGTCGGACGGTGGCGGCAAGCTCGACTGGATTGTCGGCGGCTATTATTTCCACGACACGCTGAAGACCGACAGCGCCTTCGACCTGCTGCGCGGGCTGCGCGACCCGGGCGACCTGCTCGGCACCTTCGATCCCGCCAATTCGCTGGGGCTGCTGCGTTACCCGTACACGCAGAAGACCGAGAGCACGGCGCTGTTCGGCCAGGCCAGCTATCCGCTGACCGAGCGGCTGACGGGAACCGCGGGCCTGCGCTGGTCGCATGACAGCATCGACATAAACTATCGCAGCCTGTTCGACGCGGTGGGCGGCGTGGTACCGGTGAAGAATTACTCCGACATCACTGTGCCGCTCGTCGCCTTTCAGGACAAGCGCAGTTTCAGCGACCTCAGCTGGCGCCTGGCGCTGGACTACAAGGTCGATTCGACCCTGATCTACGCCTCCTTCTCCAAGGGCTACAATGGCGGCGGCTTCCCCGGCGGCGCCTCGACCGACCTTGCCCAGCTGACGCCGTTCCGGTCGGAACGGCTCTATGCCTGGGAGGCGGGCATCAAGACCGACCTGTTCGACCGGCGGTTGCGGGTGAACGCCGCCACCTTCTTCTATGATTATCGCGACCTGCAGGTGTTCGTGTTCGACCTGTCCGGGCCAATTCCGCTGCAGCGCAAGGTCAATGCCGGCAACGCGCGGATCTGGGGCCTGGAAGCGGATGTGACGGCGCGGCCGACGCGCAACCTGGACCTGTTCGCCAGCATCACGGTCATGGACAGCGCCTATCGCAATTTCGCGGCGCTGGGCGGGGCGAGCCTGGACGGCAACCGGTTGGTCAACGCGCCGACGGTGGCGCTGGCGGGCGGCGCGACGCTGACCGTGCCGCTGGGCGACAAGGGCAGCCTGCGGGCGCGGGTGGATGGCAGCTATACCTCCGCCATCTTCCTGTTTCCCGACAATGCCGCCAGCGGCCGGGTGAAGGCGCATGAGCTGGTCAATGCCCGGCTCGGCTGGCAGTCTCCTGACGAGACGATCGAGGTCGCGCTGTGGGCGCGCAACCTGACGAACAGCCGCTATGTCACCTCCTTCGCGCCTGTGGTGACAATGGACCAGCTGAACATCAGCGATCCGCGCACCTTCGGCATCCAGCTCACGGGGCATTTCTGA
- a CDS encoding SDR family NAD(P)-dependent oxidoreductase: protein MSPPTILVTGASSGLGKAIAERLAAGGARVVGTSRHAATDGPIAASGLTMAQLDICDDVSVASLKNRLQEAGALPATIVLNAGFGISGAIEETPVDAARAQFDTNLLGAHRVVQAFLPSLRARGGGRLIVIGSLAGRIALPFQGFYSASKAALAAYAAALRIELRPFGIDVTLVEPGDHRTGFPDRRQPPADRHHSPYEPQQSRVLAAMIASEQAGASPESLADAVVHLTHTRGRHAGFAKASAFERLFLLLHRVLPAGPFQLLVRRAYGLD from the coding sequence ATGTCGCCGCCGACCATCCTCGTCACCGGCGCGTCATCCGGGCTGGGCAAGGCCATCGCAGAACGCCTGGCCGCCGGCGGCGCCCGCGTGGTCGGCACCAGCCGCCATGCCGCGACCGATGGCCCCATCGCCGCTTCCGGCCTGACCATGGCGCAGCTCGACATTTGCGACGATGTCTCCGTCGCCAGCCTGAAAAACCGCCTGCAGGAGGCCGGCGCGCTTCCCGCCACCATCGTGCTGAACGCCGGCTTCGGCATTTCCGGCGCCATCGAGGAGACCCCGGTCGACGCCGCCCGCGCCCAGTTCGACACCAACCTGCTGGGCGCGCACCGCGTCGTGCAGGCCTTCCTGCCATCCCTTCGCGCCCGCGGCGGCGGCCGGCTGATCGTGATCGGCTCGCTCGCCGGCCGCATCGCCCTGCCCTTTCAGGGTTTCTACAGCGCGTCGAAAGCCGCGCTCGCCGCCTACGCCGCGGCGCTGCGCATCGAACTGCGCCCGTTCGGCATCGATGTGACGCTGGTCGAACCCGGCGATCATCGCACCGGCTTCCCCGACCGGCGCCAACCGCCGGCCGACCGCCATCACAGCCCCTATGAGCCGCAGCAGTCCCGCGTGCTCGCCGCCATGATCGCCAGCGAACAGGCCGGCGCCAGCCCGGAGAGCCTTGCCGACGCCGTCGTCCACCTGACGCATACCCGTGGCCGTCATGCCGGCTTCGCCAAGGCGAGCGCCTTCGAGCGCCTGTTCCTCCTCCTTCACCGCGTCCTGCCCGCTGGTCCCTTCCAGCTGCTGGTCCGCCGCGCCTATGGATTGGACTGA
- a CDS encoding TetR/AcrR family transcriptional regulator, with protein sequence MSSIPPALRSAPRPQPQQQRSTETVGRILDAASALLDEVGFDRLTTNLICQRAGLTPPALYRHFAHKYAVMEELGRRLMEAQNAALYGFLATQAQLFLPVPALAAMLRGQLELTRGQPGARWIMRSLHSTPALVHVRLESHQSVVDHLAARHRAMAGMAAPDVVARRYRIAVDAGYAIVELLLDQPMLDEEAVLLDTARMIAGLLEGPDKNR encoded by the coding sequence ATGTCCAGCATCCCGCCTGCTCTGCGCTCGGCGCCACGCCCGCAGCCGCAGCAGCAGCGTTCGACGGAAACCGTGGGGCGCATCCTGGACGCGGCGTCGGCGCTGCTGGATGAGGTGGGGTTCGACCGGCTGACCACCAACCTGATCTGCCAGCGCGCGGGGCTGACGCCCCCGGCACTCTATCGCCATTTCGCGCATAAATATGCCGTGATGGAGGAATTGGGGCGGCGGCTGATGGAAGCGCAGAATGCCGCGCTGTACGGCTTTCTGGCGACACAGGCGCAGCTGTTCCTGCCGGTGCCGGCACTGGCGGCGATGCTGCGCGGCCAGCTTGAGCTGACCCGTGGACAGCCGGGGGCACGATGGATCATGCGGTCGCTGCATTCGACGCCGGCGCTGGTGCATGTGCGGCTGGAATCGCATCAGTCGGTGGTGGACCATCTGGCGGCGCGGCATCGTGCCATGGCCGGCATGGCGGCGCCCGACGTGGTCGCGCGGCGCTATCGCATCGCGGTGGACGCCGGCTATGCCATCGTCGAACTGCTGCTCGACCAGCCGATGCTGGACGAGGAGGCCGTGCTGCTGGACACGGCGCGGATGATCGCCGGCCTGTTGGAAGGACCGGACAAAAACCGATAA
- a CDS encoding LysR family transcriptional regulator yields MNYHHLRLFWTIAHSGGLLAAARRLNLSPSALSVQLKTLEARLGHALFERVGRRLLLTEAGRITLDHADTIFATGDELMATLKGVTPGARRLRIGAQTTLSRNFQSAFLAPVLAQEDVALSLRAGTLKSLVADLEAQTLDLVLANEPAPTEAASTLSTRLIDEQPVAFVGPPGDPLAFPMDFADRPLVLPSRDSDIRRAFDRLCAAVGFEPRVHAEADDMALLRLIARDTAALTLVPPIVVRDELADGRLTERCRLPDLSERFYALYPKRRFPNPLLIELFL; encoded by the coding sequence ATGAATTACCACCATCTGCGACTGTTCTGGACGATCGCCCACAGCGGCGGCCTGCTGGCCGCCGCGCGGCGCCTCAACCTTTCGCCGTCGGCCCTGTCCGTCCAGTTGAAGACGCTGGAGGCGCGGCTGGGGCATGCGCTGTTCGAGCGTGTCGGGCGCCGGCTGCTGCTGACCGAGGCCGGGCGCATCACGCTCGATCATGCGGATACCATTTTCGCGACGGGCGACGAGTTGATGGCGACGCTGAAGGGCGTCACGCCCGGGGCCCGCCGGCTGCGGATCGGGGCACAGACGACGCTGTCGCGCAATTTCCAGAGCGCTTTCCTGGCCCCCGTCCTGGCGCAGGAGGATGTGGCGCTGTCGCTGCGCGCGGGCACCCTGAAAAGCCTGGTCGCGGACCTTGAGGCCCAGACGCTCGATCTCGTGCTCGCCAACGAGCCGGCGCCCACCGAGGCGGCCTCGACCCTGTCGACGCGGCTGATCGACGAGCAACCGGTCGCCTTCGTCGGCCCGCCCGGCGACCCCCTTGCCTTCCCCATGGACTTCGCCGACCGTCCGCTGGTTCTGCCGAGCCGCGACAGCGACATCCGCCGGGCCTTCGACCGGCTGTGCGCGGCCGTGGGATTCGAGCCCCGCGTCCACGCCGAGGCCGACGACATGGCGCTGCTGCGCCTGATCGCGCGCGACACCGCCGCGCTGACGCTGGTGCCGCCCATCGTGGTGCGCGACGAGCTCGCCGATGGCCGCCTGACCGAACGCTGCCGCCTGCCCGACCTGTCCGAACGTTTCTACGCGCTTTATCCCAAGCGGCGCTTCCCGAACCCGCTGCTCATCGAGCTTTTCCTCTGA